A DNA window from Xanthomonas campestris pv. campestris str. ATCC 33913 contains the following coding sequences:
- a CDS encoding FimV/HubP family polar landmark protein — translation MKHRGRGAMRPIQGVGVLLLALCSGAAMALGLGDIRVLSKPGQPLVAEIPIISNEPGELDNARVALASPTIFARVGLERPQGLVSNLQFQFAQDARGRAVIRVTSTQAVDQPAINFLIEVEWDQGRLVREYSALVDAPNTAAAIAEPGIEAPQAGASNTIAREPAAASGARPSRQDSAVERPAARPAAAAPAPSASAAGDQLPAVRPGQTLSEIAAGVARSSGHSLDQTMLALLRTNPDAFINGNINRLKQGAVLRTPQQDALAEVGAAEAAALVREQATQWRQARAPMPQPAEAGTTPAASPAPAAAAAAGAAGGARLEIAPAVATDTNKAGTTSGTSGEGEGEMAANEQLQQAKEDIATRDAELQELRTRVADLEKLKQQQQALIAMKDTDLAAAQRRLAETPATPAQGGGFPLWLIGGLVLIVAAVVAWLAARRRKPSPLPPLPRRNFDFIPPGTAAAAAQPDADAAATVPSERDVVQETEFEQIDLHEDERAGGTQPPLSDVLRREPQLAEPVPHAAAPVVSSDDWRALRATPAAPSVDLADARPAPAAEPAPEPVPAPMTAAHAPPSPATQQDSLNFDPAPPAPVPVDDAPHAETFSAAAPREFASAGRDRLELAVAYMDLGDKDTARGLLLEVAATGDAATRAEAADLLDRLA, via the coding sequence ATGAAACATAGGGGCCGGGGCGCGATGCGCCCGATACAAGGGGTGGGCGTGCTGCTGCTGGCGTTATGCAGTGGTGCGGCCATGGCGTTGGGGTTGGGCGATATCCGGGTGTTGTCCAAACCCGGGCAGCCGTTGGTGGCCGAGATCCCGATCATCTCCAACGAGCCTGGCGAACTGGACAACGCGCGCGTGGCGCTGGCATCGCCAACCATTTTTGCGCGGGTCGGCCTGGAGCGGCCGCAAGGCTTGGTCAGCAACCTGCAGTTCCAGTTTGCGCAGGACGCCCGCGGCCGCGCGGTGATTCGCGTGACCAGCACGCAGGCGGTCGATCAGCCGGCCATCAACTTCCTGATCGAAGTGGAGTGGGACCAGGGCCGCCTGGTGCGCGAGTATTCGGCGCTGGTCGATGCGCCCAATACCGCAGCGGCGATTGCCGAGCCAGGCATCGAGGCGCCGCAAGCCGGTGCCAGCAACACCATTGCGCGCGAACCGGCCGCGGCTTCCGGCGCGCGACCAAGTCGCCAGGACAGCGCAGTGGAAAGGCCGGCCGCACGGCCTGCTGCCGCTGCGCCGGCGCCATCGGCCAGCGCAGCGGGCGACCAGCTGCCGGCCGTGCGCCCGGGCCAGACCTTGTCGGAGATCGCTGCCGGGGTGGCGCGTTCCAGCGGGCATTCGCTGGACCAGACCATGCTGGCGTTGTTGCGCACCAATCCCGATGCCTTCATCAACGGCAACATCAACCGGCTCAAGCAGGGCGCGGTGTTGCGCACGCCGCAGCAGGACGCGCTGGCCGAAGTGGGCGCCGCCGAGGCCGCGGCGCTGGTGCGCGAACAGGCCACGCAGTGGCGGCAGGCGCGTGCGCCCATGCCGCAACCGGCCGAGGCGGGCACCACTCCGGCCGCCAGCCCCGCGCCGGCGGCCGCTGCCGCTGCAGGCGCCGCCGGTGGCGCGCGGCTTGAGATCGCCCCCGCGGTGGCGACGGATACCAACAAGGCCGGCACCACGTCCGGCACCAGTGGCGAAGGCGAGGGCGAGATGGCGGCCAACGAACAGTTGCAACAGGCCAAGGAAGACATCGCCACCCGCGATGCCGAGCTGCAGGAGCTGCGCACCCGCGTGGCCGACCTGGAAAAGCTCAAGCAGCAGCAACAGGCGTTGATCGCCATGAAGGACACCGACCTGGCCGCCGCCCAGCGGCGCCTGGCCGAGACCCCGGCCACGCCCGCGCAGGGCGGCGGATTCCCGCTGTGGTTGATCGGCGGGCTGGTGTTGATCGTGGCCGCGGTGGTGGCCTGGCTGGCCGCGCGCCGCCGCAAGCCATCGCCGTTGCCGCCGTTGCCGCGCCGCAATTTCGATTTCATTCCGCCCGGCACTGCAGCTGCTGCGGCCCAGCCGGATGCGGACGCCGCCGCCACCGTGCCCAGCGAGCGCGACGTGGTGCAGGAGACCGAGTTCGAGCAAATTGATCTGCACGAAGACGAACGCGCCGGTGGCACGCAGCCGCCGCTGTCGGACGTGCTGCGGCGCGAACCGCAGCTGGCCGAGCCGGTGCCGCACGCAGCTGCCCCGGTGGTGTCCAGTGACGATTGGCGCGCCTTGCGCGCGACGCCTGCCGCGCCGTCCGTCGATCTGGCCGACGCCAGACCTGCCCCGGCAGCTGAGCCAGCACCCGAACCCGTACCAGCGCCAATGACTGCCGCACACGCACCGCCTTCACCAGCCACGCAGCAGGACAGCTTGAACTTCGACCCAGCCCCGCCGGCGCCGGTGCCGGTTGACGACGCGCCGCATGCCGAGACGTTCAGTGCTGCTGCGCCGCGCGAATTCGCCTCGGCCGGCCGCGACCGTCTCGAGCTGGCGGTGGCCTACATGGACTTGGGCGACAAGGACACTGCACGCGGGCTGTTGCTGGAAGTCGCCGCCACCGGCGATGCGGCGACCCGTGCCGAAGCGGCCGACCTGCTCGACCGTCTGGCATGA
- the trpB gene encoding tryptophan synthase subunit beta yields MSAQPISDFHAYPDAAGHFGKFGGRFVAETLIAPLQELSAAYDLARQDPAFIAEYDKDLKHYVGRPSPIYHAERLSREVGGAQILLKREDLNHTGAHKINNTIGQALLASRMGKTRIIAETGAGQHGVASATVAARLGLECVVYMGATDIERQKINVYRMQLLGAKVIPVTSGSATLKDALNEAMRDWVSNVQDTFYIIGTVAGPDPYPRMVRDFNAIVGREARAQMLEDYGRLPDAISACVGGGSNAIGLFHAFLNDPGVKIYGAEAAGDGIASGRHAASIAAGRPGVLHGNRTYVICDDDGQIIETHSVSAGLDYPGVGPEHAFLSDSGRAVYQGITDDEALAAFHLLAHTEGILAALESSHAVAQSIKLAREMPKDALVLCNLSGRGDKDVHTIAAREGMVL; encoded by the coding sequence ATGTCGGCCCAGCCCATCAGTGACTTTCATGCGTACCCGGATGCCGCCGGCCATTTCGGCAAGTTTGGCGGGCGCTTCGTCGCGGAAACCTTGATCGCGCCCCTGCAGGAACTGTCTGCCGCCTACGATCTGGCGCGCCAGGATCCGGCCTTCATTGCCGAGTACGACAAGGATCTCAAACATTACGTCGGCCGCCCCAGCCCGATCTACCACGCCGAGCGGCTGAGCCGCGAAGTGGGCGGGGCGCAGATCCTGCTCAAGCGCGAAGACCTGAACCACACCGGCGCGCACAAGATCAACAACACCATCGGCCAGGCGCTGCTGGCCAGCCGCATGGGCAAGACCCGCATCATTGCCGAGACCGGCGCCGGCCAGCATGGCGTGGCCAGTGCCACCGTCGCGGCGCGGCTGGGCCTGGAATGCGTGGTCTACATGGGCGCGACCGACATCGAACGGCAGAAGATCAACGTCTACCGCATGCAGTTGCTCGGTGCGAAGGTCATCCCAGTCACCTCGGGCTCGGCCACGCTCAAGGACGCGCTGAATGAAGCGATGCGCGACTGGGTCAGCAACGTGCAGGACACCTTCTACATCATCGGCACCGTCGCCGGCCCGGATCCGTATCCGCGCATGGTGCGCGATTTCAACGCCATCGTCGGCCGCGAAGCGCGTGCGCAGATGCTGGAAGACTACGGCCGCCTGCCGGATGCGATCAGCGCCTGCGTGGGCGGCGGCAGCAACGCCATCGGTTTGTTCCATGCGTTCTTGAACGACCCCGGCGTCAAGATCTACGGCGCCGAAGCGGCGGGTGATGGCATTGCCAGCGGCCGCCATGCGGCATCGATCGCCGCCGGGCGCCCCGGCGTGCTGCACGGCAATCGCACGTATGTGATCTGCGATGACGACGGCCAGATCATCGAGACCCATTCGGTCTCGGCGGGCCTGGACTACCCAGGCGTGGGGCCGGAGCATGCCTTCCTCTCCGACAGCGGCCGTGCCGTGTACCAGGGCATCACCGACGACGAAGCGCTGGCCGCGTTCCACTTGCTGGCGCATACCGAAGGCATCCTGGCCGCGCTGGAATCCAGCCATGCGGTCGCGCAGTCGATCAAGCTTGCGCGCGAAATGCCCAAGGACGCGCTGGTGCTGTGCAACCTGTCCGGCCGTGGCGACAAGGACGTGCACACCATCGCCGCACGCGAAGGCATGGTGCTGTGA
- a CDS encoding LysR family transcriptional regulator: MPTSLPPLAALRAFEAAARLQSVSRAADALHVTHGAISRHVRSLEQLLGTALFTRQGRGLVLTAAGTRLRDATSEGFALIADTWADLASPRNEAPLVLGCSGSLLARWVIPRLGRLQRDLPDLRVHLSANEQPPGPDLDGLDAALLLDTPPWPGDWQVHELGVEWIGPVLSPQSPLATQLAGQPPHALLAHPLLHTRSRPQAWPDWAQAHGIPADSLRFGTEFEHLMYLLEAAAAGLGVAIAPQSLVAADLAAGRLVAPWGFTPTRGRWGLCAARRNPDPRIAQLAGWLRGELAADQP; this comes from the coding sequence ATGCCCACCTCCCTGCCCCCGCTTGCTGCCTTGCGCGCCTTTGAGGCCGCGGCGCGCCTGCAAAGTGTCAGCCGCGCCGCCGACGCCCTGCACGTGACCCACGGTGCCATCAGCCGGCATGTGCGTTCTCTGGAACAGCTATTGGGCACCGCCCTGTTTACCCGCCAGGGCCGCGGGCTGGTGCTGACCGCCGCCGGCACGCGCCTGCGCGATGCCACCAGCGAGGGCTTTGCGCTGATCGCCGACACCTGGGCGGACCTGGCCAGCCCGCGCAACGAGGCGCCGTTGGTGCTGGGCTGCTCCGGCAGCCTGCTGGCGCGCTGGGTGATTCCGCGGCTGGGCCGGCTGCAGCGCGATCTGCCCGATCTGCGCGTGCATCTGTCGGCAAACGAGCAACCGCCCGGGCCGGACCTGGACGGCCTGGACGCCGCGCTGCTGCTCGACACCCCGCCCTGGCCGGGCGACTGGCAGGTGCACGAGCTGGGCGTGGAGTGGATCGGGCCGGTGCTCAGCCCGCAAAGCCCGCTGGCGACCCAGCTGGCCGGGCAGCCGCCGCACGCACTGCTGGCGCACCCGCTGCTGCATACCCGTTCACGCCCGCAAGCCTGGCCGGACTGGGCGCAGGCGCATGGCATCCCGGCCGACAGCTTGCGCTTCGGCACTGAGTTCGAGCATCTGATGTATCTGCTGGAAGCCGCTGCGGCCGGACTGGGCGTGGCGATCGCGCCGCAATCGCTGGTCGCCGCCGACCTGGCGGCCGGGCGGCTGGTGGCGCCGTGGGGCTTTACCCCGACCCGGGGCCGCTGGGGCCTGTGCGCGGCGCGGCGCAATCCCGATCCGCGGATCGCACAGCTTGCCGGCTGGTTGCGCGGCGAGCTTGCGGCGGATCAGCCCTGA
- a CDS encoding aspartate-semialdehyde dehydrogenase — protein sequence MSNETRRFNVAVVGATGAVGETMLSILAERQFPVATLYALASARSAGGQVEFNGGKVDVLDLADFDPTGVDIALFSAGGSVSKEYGPKFAAAGAVVIDNSSAFRYDDDVPLVVSEVNPEALKQRPRGIIANPNCSTMQMLVALGPIHRKYGIERINVATYQSVSGGGRSAMEELGKQTSELLSFQQIDPQRFPVQIAFNLIPHIDDFQDNGYTKEEMKLVWETRKILGDENIQVNPTAVRVPVFYGHSEAVAIETREKITVAEARALLAASPGVEVVDEHKAGGYPTPVTHASGQDAVFVGRIREDLSHPRGLNLWIVSDNIRKGAALNAVQLAELVAQEG from the coding sequence ATGAGCAACGAAACCCGTCGTTTCAACGTCGCCGTCGTGGGCGCCACCGGCGCTGTCGGCGAAACCATGTTGAGCATCCTGGCCGAACGTCAGTTCCCGGTCGCCACTTTGTATGCACTGGCATCGGCGCGCTCGGCGGGCGGGCAGGTCGAGTTCAACGGCGGCAAGGTCGACGTGCTGGACCTGGCCGACTTCGACCCCACCGGCGTGGACATCGCGCTGTTTTCCGCAGGCGGCAGTGTCTCCAAGGAATACGGCCCCAAGTTCGCCGCGGCCGGTGCGGTGGTAATCGATAATTCCTCGGCGTTCCGCTACGACGACGATGTGCCGCTGGTGGTGTCCGAGGTCAATCCCGAAGCGCTGAAGCAGCGCCCGCGCGGGATCATTGCCAACCCCAATTGCTCGACCATGCAGATGCTGGTGGCGCTGGGCCCGATCCACCGCAAGTACGGCATCGAGCGCATCAACGTGGCGACCTATCAGTCGGTGTCCGGCGGCGGCCGTTCGGCGATGGAGGAACTGGGCAAGCAGACTAGCGAATTGCTGAGCTTCCAGCAGATCGACCCGCAGCGCTTCCCGGTGCAGATCGCTTTCAACCTGATTCCGCACATCGACGATTTCCAGGACAACGGCTACACCAAGGAAGAGATGAAGCTGGTCTGGGAGACCCGCAAGATCCTCGGTGACGAAAACATCCAGGTGAATCCCACCGCGGTGCGCGTGCCGGTGTTCTACGGGCATTCGGAAGCGGTGGCCATCGAGACCCGCGAAAAGATCACCGTGGCCGAAGCCCGCGCATTGCTGGCAGCCTCGCCGGGTGTGGAAGTGGTGGACGAGCACAAGGCCGGCGGCTACCCGACCCCGGTGACGCATGCCTCCGGCCAGGACGCGGTATTCGTTGGCCGCATCCGCGAGGATCTCTCGCACCCGCGCGGCCTGAATCTGTGGATCGTCTCCGACAATATCCGCAAGGGCGCCGCACTCAATGCCGTGCAGCTGGCCGAATTGGTCGCACAGGAAGGCTGA
- a CDS encoding 2-hydroxyacid dehydrogenase, with the protein MSDTARPKVWVSQPLFDDVVEQLGAHFELVTTAQVTAYSSADLAARLAPLDGALVTLNERIGAAEIAAAPQLRAIANVGVGYNNLDIDALSAAGILASNTPDVLSETTADLGFALLMATARRVTEAERWLRDGQWGQWSFKTMLGADIHGSTLGILGMGRIGQGIARRGAHGFGMRVLYHNRSQLPAETEQAVGAQYVGLDTLLAQSDHLVLVLPYTQASHHIIDAAALAKMRPTATLVNIARGGIVDEIALADALANGRLAGAGLDVYEGEPRVRPELLAQHNVVLTPHIGSASLATRRAMVQLAVDNLIAALGVGANAGHPPSALNADAVAAAKRGGATVGATKTAATKR; encoded by the coding sequence ATGTCTGACACCGCGCGCCCCAAGGTCTGGGTCAGCCAGCCGTTGTTCGACGATGTGGTCGAACAGCTGGGCGCGCATTTCGAACTGGTCACCACCGCGCAGGTCACGGCGTATTCGTCCGCCGACCTCGCCGCGCGGCTCGCGCCGCTGGATGGCGCGCTGGTCACGCTCAACGAGCGCATCGGTGCAGCGGAAATCGCCGCAGCACCGCAGCTGCGTGCCATCGCCAATGTCGGGGTGGGTTACAACAACCTCGACATCGATGCGCTGAGCGCGGCGGGCATCCTGGCCAGCAACACGCCGGATGTGTTGAGCGAAACCACCGCCGACCTGGGGTTTGCCCTGCTGATGGCCACCGCACGCCGCGTCACCGAGGCCGAACGCTGGCTACGTGACGGGCAGTGGGGGCAGTGGTCGTTCAAGACCATGCTCGGCGCCGATATCCATGGCAGCACGCTGGGCATCCTGGGCATGGGCCGGATCGGGCAGGGCATCGCCCGGCGTGGCGCGCATGGCTTCGGCATGCGCGTGCTCTATCACAACCGCAGCCAGCTGCCGGCCGAGACCGAACAGGCGGTGGGTGCGCAGTATGTCGGCCTCGACACCTTGCTGGCGCAGTCCGATCACCTGGTACTGGTGCTGCCCTACACCCAGGCCTCGCACCACATCATCGATGCCGCCGCGCTGGCGAAGATGCGGCCCACCGCCACGCTGGTGAACATCGCGCGCGGCGGGATCGTCGATGAGATCGCGCTGGCCGATGCGTTGGCCAATGGCCGCCTCGCCGGTGCCGGTCTCGATGTCTACGAGGGCGAGCCCCGGGTGCGCCCGGAACTGCTGGCGCAGCACAACGTGGTGCTCACCCCGCATATCGGCAGTGCCAGCCTGGCCACGCGCCGCGCCATGGTGCAGCTGGCGGTGGACAACCTGATCGCTGCGCTGGGCGTGGGTGCCAACGCTGGGCATCCGCCGAGCGCACTCAACGCCGATGCGGTGGCGGCTGCCAAACGCGGTGGCGCGACCGTGGGCGCGACCAAAACCGCTGCGACCAAACGATAG
- the aroC gene encoding chorismate synthase, with product MGSNSFGRLFTVTTFGESHGPAIGCVIDGCPPGLEIAPEEFTHDLQRRATGKSRHTSARREADEIEILSGVYEGRTTGTPIGLLIRNTDQRSKDYTNIAQQFRPGHADYTYWQKYGIRDPRGGGRSSARETTMRVAAGVIAKKWLKQRYGVLVRGFLSQLGEIRPSGFDWDAVEDNPFFWPHAAQVPELETYMDALRKSGDSVGARVDVVAGGVPPGWGEPIYGKLDSELAAALMSINAVKGVEIGDGFASAAQKGTEHRDLITPEGFLSNHAGGILGGISTGQAVTASMVLKPTSSLRLPGATVDADGAVVDVITTGRHDPCVGIRATPIAEAMMALVLMDQALRHRAQCGDVGEVSPLIPGQADV from the coding sequence ATGGGCAGTAACAGTTTTGGCCGCTTGTTCACGGTCACCACTTTCGGCGAATCGCATGGGCCGGCGATCGGCTGCGTCATCGACGGTTGCCCTCCCGGCCTGGAGATCGCGCCGGAAGAGTTCACCCACGACCTGCAGCGGCGTGCCACCGGCAAGAGCCGGCATACCTCCGCGCGCCGCGAGGCCGACGAGATCGAAATCCTGTCCGGCGTCTACGAGGGCCGCACAACCGGCACGCCGATCGGGCTGCTGATCCGCAACACCGATCAGCGCAGCAAGGACTACACCAACATCGCCCAGCAGTTCCGCCCCGGGCATGCTGATTACACCTATTGGCAGAAGTACGGCATCCGCGACCCGCGTGGTGGCGGGCGCTCGTCCGCGCGCGAAACTACCATGCGCGTGGCCGCCGGCGTGATCGCCAAAAAGTGGCTCAAGCAGCGCTACGGCGTGCTGGTGCGCGGTTTCCTGTCGCAGTTGGGCGAGATCCGCCCGAGCGGGTTTGATTGGGATGCGGTGGAAGACAACCCGTTCTTCTGGCCGCATGCGGCGCAGGTGCCGGAGCTGGAAACCTATATGGATGCGCTGCGCAAGTCCGGTGACTCGGTCGGTGCGCGCGTGGACGTGGTGGCCGGTGGCGTGCCGCCGGGATGGGGCGAGCCGATCTACGGCAAGCTTGATTCCGAACTGGCCGCGGCGCTGATGAGCATCAATGCGGTCAAGGGTGTGGAGATTGGCGATGGCTTCGCCAGTGCCGCGCAGAAGGGCACCGAACACCGCGATCTGATCACCCCGGAAGGCTTCCTCAGCAATCACGCCGGCGGCATTCTCGGCGGCATTTCCACCGGGCAGGCGGTCACCGCCTCGATGGTGCTCAAGCCGACCTCCAGCCTGCGGCTGCCCGGCGCCACCGTGGATGCCGACGGCGCCGTGGTGGATGTCATCACCACCGGGCGCCATGACCCGTGCGTGGGCATCCGTGCCACGCCGATCGCCGAGGCCATGATGGCGCTGGTATTGATGGACCAGGCCTTGCGCCATCGCGCCCAATGCGGCGACGTGGGCGAGGTGTCGCCGCTGATTCCCGGTCAGGCCGATGTCTGA
- a CDS encoding VOC family protein has translation MSPAMDTLGARERRIDYIEFASADLEASRAFFAQVFGWQFQAYGPDYLAFNDGRLDGGFYRAAAAPPADTGPLVVLYADDLAPVLEQFAAAGGQIVKPVFGFPGGSRFHFREPGGTTLAVWSERSV, from the coding sequence ATGAGCCCGGCCATGGACACGCTTGGCGCACGCGAACGCCGCATCGATTACATCGAGTTCGCCTCCGCCGACCTGGAGGCCAGCCGCGCGTTCTTTGCGCAGGTGTTCGGCTGGCAGTTCCAGGCCTATGGCCCGGACTATCTGGCCTTCAACGATGGCCGGCTGGATGGCGGCTTCTATCGCGCAGCCGCGGCGCCGCCCGCCGACACCGGCCCATTGGTGGTGCTGTATGCCGATGACCTGGCCCCGGTGCTGGAGCAGTTTGCCGCCGCCGGTGGGCAGATCGTCAAGCCGGTTTTCGGCTTTCCCGGTGGCAGCCGGTTTCATTTTCGCGAGCCCGGCGGCACCACGCTGGCCGTGTGGTCCGAGCGCAGCGTCTAG
- a CDS encoding phosphoribosylanthranilate isomerase, whose product MNRSLYRTRIKFCGMTRAGDIRLAGELGVDAVGFIFAHGSPRRVAPAEARAMRQATAPMVDVVALFRNNSKEEVREVVRTVRPTLLQFHGEEDDAFCRSFNLPYLKAVPMGASGVNGEDANARTLQLAYPNTAGFLFDSHAPGEGGGTGKTFDWSRLPTGLHRPFLLAGGITADNVFDAIVATLPWGVDVSSGVELAPGIKDGHKMRKFVEEVRRADCHEMS is encoded by the coding sequence ATGAATCGATCGCTGTACCGCACCCGCATCAAGTTCTGTGGCATGACCCGCGCCGGCGACATCCGGCTCGCCGGCGAGCTGGGTGTGGACGCGGTGGGTTTCATCTTCGCCCATGGCAGCCCGCGCCGCGTGGCCCCGGCCGAGGCGCGCGCCATGCGCCAGGCCACCGCGCCGATGGTCGATGTGGTGGCGTTGTTCCGCAACAACTCCAAGGAAGAAGTGCGCGAAGTGGTGCGCACCGTGCGTCCCACCTTGCTGCAGTTCCATGGCGAAGAAGACGACGCCTTCTGCCGCAGCTTCAATCTGCCGTATCTCAAGGCGGTGCCGATGGGCGCTTCCGGCGTGAATGGCGAAGACGCCAACGCGCGGACCCTGCAGCTCGCCTATCCCAATACGGCCGGCTTCCTGTTCGACAGCCATGCGCCGGGCGAGGGCGGCGGGACCGGCAAGACCTTCGACTGGTCGCGCCTGCCCACCGGCCTGCATCGCCCGTTCCTGCTGGCTGGCGGCATCACCGCCGACAACGTCTTCGACGCGATCGTGGCGACCCTGCCGTGGGGCGTGGACGTGTCCAGCGGCGTGGAGCTTGCGCCGGGCATCAAGGACGGCCACAAGATGCGCAAGTTCGTCGAAGAAGTGCGCCGCGCCGACTGTCACGAGATGTCGTAA
- the truA gene encoding tRNA pseudouridine(38-40) synthase TruA: MRYALGVEYDGSEFQGWQQLGEHGGPSVQATLQAALSSVADAPIQVVCAGRTDAGVHGECQVVHFDSDARREPRGWMLGTTARLPPSVAVRWCVPAAEDFHARFSARARRYRYRLLNRQIRPALYRQTLSWERRPLDAQAMHTAAQALLGENDFGAFRSVQCQALHARRNLQAITVQRLGEVVEVQVQANAFLHHMVRNIVGSLILVGTGEQPIDWIATLLAGRDRTVAGPTAPPQGLVFIGPLYPAEWHLPAEVTQ, translated from the coding sequence ATGCGTTACGCGCTGGGCGTGGAATATGACGGCAGCGAGTTCCAGGGCTGGCAGCAACTGGGCGAGCACGGCGGGCCAAGTGTGCAGGCAACCCTGCAGGCGGCATTGTCGTCGGTGGCCGATGCGCCGATCCAGGTGGTCTGTGCCGGCCGCACCGATGCCGGCGTGCATGGCGAATGCCAGGTGGTGCATTTCGACAGCGATGCCCGCCGCGAACCGCGCGGCTGGATGCTGGGCACCACCGCGCGGCTGCCGCCCTCGGTGGCGGTGCGCTGGTGCGTGCCGGCAGCCGAGGACTTCCATGCGCGGTTTTCCGCGCGGGCGCGGCGCTACCGCTATCGCCTGCTCAACCGGCAGATCCGCCCGGCGCTGTACCGGCAGACCCTGAGCTGGGAGCGCCGGCCGCTGGATGCGCAGGCCATGCACACCGCCGCGCAGGCATTGCTGGGCGAGAACGACTTCGGCGCATTTCGCAGCGTGCAATGCCAGGCCCTGCATGCGCGGCGCAATCTGCAGGCCATCACCGTGCAGCGGCTGGGCGAGGTGGTGGAGGTGCAGGTGCAGGCCAATGCATTCCTTCATCACATGGTGCGGAATATTGTTGGCTCGCTGATTTTGGTCGGGACCGGTGAACAGCCGATCGACTGGATCGCGACATTGCTCGCCGGACGCGACCGCACTGTGGCCGGCCCGACGGCACCGCCGCAAGGCCTGGTGTTCATCGGGCCGCTGTATCCCGCAGAGTGGCATCTGCCCGCCGAGGTGACCCAATGA